The following nucleotide sequence is from Bacteroidota bacterium.
ACTCAAGACGGCCTAAACGATGCCGCCATATACTCCACCGACCTCATTCCACTTCAAAGTCGAGTTTCTCGGCGTCGACGGCATGTCGAGCGACGCCGAGCACCGATTTCAAGAGGTTAGCGGCCTCTCGTTCGAAGTGCAGACCGAGGAGCTTCGCGAGGGGGGCGAGAACCGTTTTACATATAAGTTACCGAAGCGCACGCAGTACCCAAACCTCGTTTTGAAACGAGGGCTGCTGAGTGGTACTGCGGTTCTCGATTGGTTCAATGCCGCACTCCGGACATATTATACGGTAGCGCTCTATGACTTCAAGCCGGCCGATATGATGATTACGCTCCTAAACGAATCGTCCGAACCGGCCGCGATCTGGAACGTCATACAGGCATATCCGCTGAAGTGGGCCGTGTCGGAATTCCGATCGACCGACAACACCGTTGCCGTCGAAACGATCGAATTAGCGTACCATTATTTTGAACGTAAACTATAACGCAAATGCCGGTACAGATCAATGAAGTGATTATCCGTACGACCGTCGATGCTGGGACACCACAATCCGTTGCGGCCGTGCCGAACACAAACACTGCGTCACAGGAAGATACCCTCGAACGCATCTTGCAGATCATCGAAGAAGAAAAGGAACGGTAATGGATACGCAAAGTCTGGCAAAACTGCCATTCAACCTGAAAATCATTCCTGTAAACGCGCAGAATATTCCGGCTGGTGCTCCGTTTATCGCGATGTTCAACCCCGAGCAGTTCACGATTCAGGAGACCGTTCGGTCAGTGACTGAGCCACCGCCTGGCAGATCCAGCACTGAGTCACGTTTTGTCAATACGCCTCCGCGAGAATTCACGATGGAGTTTACTATTGATGGTACGGGTGTCAATACAAATGGTGTCAAGATTCCCGTAACCGCCCAAGTTCTATTGTTTCGTGCTGCAACGACAACACTGATCTCCAGCGATCATCAGCCCCCGACGCTTCTTGTACAATACGGTCCGTTCATTTGTACATGCGTTCTCAAATCGTCGTCGGTGACCTACACGATGTTCGATATGTTCGGTTTGCCGATCCGTGCGAAGATTTCCGCATCGTTCACCGAAAGTATCGACAATACGCTCAATGCGATCACATCGATGCTGTCGTCGCCGGATCTTACACATCGTATTACGGTCTCCGAATGGGATCTGCTGCCACTGTTGTGCTACCGAACGTATAACAATCAAGACTA
It contains:
- a CDS encoding phage tail protein — protein: MPPYTPPTSFHFKVEFLGVDGMSSDAEHRFQEVSGLSFEVQTEELREGGENRFTYKLPKRTQYPNLVLKRGLLSGTAVLDWFNAALRTYYTVALYDFKPADMMITLLNESSEPAAIWNVIQAYPLKWAVSEFRSTDNTVAVETIELAYHYFERKL